The Brassica napus cultivar Da-Ae unplaced genomic scaffold, Da-Ae ScsIHWf_1183;HRSCAF=1698, whole genome shotgun sequence genome has a window encoding:
- the LOC106363370 gene encoding uncharacterized protein LOC106363370 codes for MFDDSDGASSEDDNFSTYGESPIEEDEDSPTLPSKKRYQNFLMSESKGNLEVLKLEMSSLDLAVGQRYLTKKHLKRRLKLFTVRHQFDFDVEISNLTTYVVKCWVDGCTWRVRASTEGLSPQFYIRIYDSDHACSVTERSNRSRNATPDILGELYKNFLGDVGPAVRPESVGIAITKQFGVKMEYWKSHRTLKCAEEIDEGTPECGFELLPSYLYMIRRANPNTVMRLQIDELGRFMYVFLAFGASVNGFPFMRKVVVVDGTFLNGKYKGTLLTALAQDGNFQIFPIAFAVVDTENDDSWNWFFTQLKVLIPDQEGLAIISDRHNSIGKAITNVYPLAARGICTYHLYKNILGRYKGKDVFRLVKKAARYFRMSDFDMIFEEIKALNPDLHGYLERADVRLWTRVYFPGERYNLMTTNIAESMNRALSHARGLNIVRILESIRVMMTRWFAERRVDARSQSTTLTRGVEKLLQGRVSASRDWTVQRIDDHHTEVKYGAAGESLNVVNLVERKCTCRRFDVEKIPCVHAIAAAEERNVSRISLCSPYYKSTYLASAYAESVMPVDSALPVPDNVANVQCFPPFIRQQPGRPKKNRMKSALEVALANKRPRKEHICSRCSQSGHNARTCPI; via the exons ATGTTCGATGACTCGGACGGTGCGTCATCTGAAGATGATAACTTCAGCACATACGGTGAGTCTCCtatcgaagaagacgaagattcACCAACGCTACCTTCCAAGAAGAGATATCAGAACTTCTTGATGAGCGAATCTAAAGGGAATCTGGAGGTTTTGAAGTTGGAGATGTCGTCGTTAGACCTTGCGGTAGGACAACGATACTTGACTAAAAAGCATTTGAAGAGACGACTGAAACTTTTTACAGTGAGGCatcaatttgattttgatgtagAAATATCAAACCTGACAACATACGTTGTTAAGTGTTGGGTTGATGGATGTACATGGAGAGTTCGTGCATCTACCGAAGGATTGTCCCCGCAGTTTTATATTCGTATTTACGACTCGGATCATGCATGTTCTGTAACTGAGCGTTCTAATCGATCTCGAAATGCAACACCGGATATTTTAGGAGAGTTGTACAAGAACTTTCTCGGCGACGTTGGTCCGGCCGTTCGCCCTGAGAGTGTCGGAATAGCTATCACTAAGCAGTTTGGTGTAAAG ATGGAATATTGGAAATCACACCGGACGCTTAAATGTGCAGAGGAAATCGATGAGGGCACACCTGAGTGTGGTTTTGAACTCTTGCCTTCTTACTTATACATGATAAGAAGGGCAAATCCGAATACAGTTATGCGTCTTCAAATCGATGAGCTTGGAAGATTCATGTATGTGTTTCTTGCGTTTGGTGCGAGCGTTAATGGGTTTCCTTTCATGCGCAAAGTTGTTGTCGTCGACGGTACGTTTCTTAATGGTAAATATAAAGGGACGTTACTCACAGCACTAGCTCAGGATGGTAACTTTCAGATTTTTCCAATAGCCTTCGCAGTGGTTGACACTGAAAATGATGATTCGTGGAATTGGTTTTTTACGCAACTAAAAGTGTTGATTCCTGACCAGGAGGGTCTTGCGATAATATCAGATAGGCATAACTCGATAGGGAAAGCAATTACAAATGTGTATCCGTTAGCTGCTCGTGGAATATGCACCTATCATTTGTATAAAAACATATTGGGACGGTACAAAGGAAAAGATGTATTTCGGCTGGTGAAGAAAGCGGCGCGATATTTTAGAATGTCTGACTTTGATATGATTTTCGAGGAGATTAAAGCACTTAATCCTGATCTCCACGGCTACCTCGAAAGAGCTGATGTCAGACTGTGGACACGTGTTTATTTCCCGGGCGAGaggtacaatttgatgactacgaACATAGCGGAATCAATGAACAGAGCATTATCGCATGCTAGAGGTCTTAACATTGTTCGAATATTGGAATCGATACGGGTTATGATGACCAGATGGTTTGCTGAACGAAGAGTGGATGCCAGATCGCAGTCAACCACACTCACGCGCGGTGTGGAGAAACTATTACAA GGACGTGTAAGTGCCTCCCGGGATTGGACCGTTCAAAGGATTGATGACCATCACACTGAAGTTAAATATGGCGCTGCTGGCGAGTCTTTGAATGTTGTTAATTTAGTTGAGCGAAAGTGCACATGTCGGCGTTTCGATGTCGAGAAAATACCATGTGTACACGCAATCGCAGCTGCAGAGGAAAGAAATGTTTCTCGAATATCACTGTGCAGTCCTTACTATAAAAGCACTTATTTAGCTAGCGCATACGCTGAATCGGTCATGCCGGTTGACTCAGCGCTACCTGTTCCAGATAACGTGGCTAACGTACAGTGCTTTCCACCGTTTATTCGTCAACAACCGGGAAGACctaaaaaaaataggatgaaatCTGCTTTAGAAGTTGCACTTGCAAACAAACGTCCTAGGAAAGAGCACATATGTTCTCGTTGCAGTCAAAGTGGACATAATGCGAGAACTTGTCCGATATAA
- the LOC125596326 gene encoding uncharacterized protein LOC125596326 — translation MKTSTTYCTLLRKPSSTSSARRPAPAAASLHGLNRAQSKATRARRLRLRADSRQTRLTRPMHTNRSRGKGHYARDCPNKRVMVLKGDGEYESQDEAEAAAVLSDEEVTDYPETGELLVTRRALSTLFDPETIQRENIFHTRCSVDHKIQLDDCGTGCEALGHDIEVIANWNGLVESLDLFLILGRTGTVSYTCGAPGTYRISNQGSGAANQTGDSGPRPMEGVERAHSEENVYPVAWRLSVSPPNSQHVESEPFVGPQRPHSSHANSEGSTSIRINSRPAEPATPTQAPAPAPAEGSRPADPTLSMVHNLLSKVLTNKVTPSPEANQPETRQPDFLKYVLTMKNMGTYKFEREADTFKADTWLRRVEKNFSTTRCPYKYKKDVAVHYLEKDAMSWWESITRRQGVEDMDWDAFKQEFQKKYFPPEARDRMEQAFLRLEEGERSVREYESEFLKLSRYIYYEDGDEAVLVRKFLRGLKPEIGSCLQAVNFVSLFELIEKAVNVEEMVAAEREPTVGSNPKPQSSHSKDDKLRTNQKKGRKGQFKLHGKNPKAQVTCYNCGQLGHYSHECTNSTAEKTDWKASVTCYSCGEKGHFANECTVNRPGQGRGSSARTQPNRPTREHPAGHPASEGRVYALEMEETPSSASGPSRGPVTGSLLVGGTPAVVLFDSGAIHNFVNPVVASRFVGTLVTRDIDISVLLDVPIVLLHEILLANLVVMPLEGFEVILGMDWLSRHRAWLDCARGRVFFEDDHRGVLAYYGIKPSVSATFVTLMRAERALVDGEVYLVSLTYIGEETGNELRMEDIPVVQEFEDVFRALTELPPPRSNPFTINIELSAAPIAKAPYRMAPAELTELKKQLEDLLDKGFIRPSSSPWGAPVLFVKKKDGSMRLCIDYRGINNITIKDKYPLPRIDELLDQLRGASLFSKIDLASGYHQILIAENDVMKTAFNTWYGQFEFVVMAFGLANAQAVFMRLMNEVFHDYLDKFVIVFIDDILIYSRSEEEHKEHLRMVFERLRDWKLFAKLSKCRFWKREIGFLGHRVSKEGVSVDPEKIEVIQKWPCLTSVTEIRSFLGLAGYYQKFVQAFSSIAKPLTRLTGKEVPFLWDDHTERAFNKLKEALTTAPVLALPQPGKPYVVYTDASRVGLGCVLMQENRVIAYASRQLKKHKENYPTHDLEMAAVVFALKIWRSYPYGESVQVFTDHKSLKYLFTQADLNLRQRRWMEFIADYDVQIQYHPGKANVVADALSRRRAVVDSERDLEKLSDEFKKVILAALEGESSEPLGMQAVNQASLIQCIRGAQQQDENLKIIMEQLREQGGPNASGYHMAEDGTLLLDGRITVPKEGGFKEDILKLAHQSLLSIHPGSTKMYRDIRRYYHWPGMKKSVARWVAQCQVWQQIKAEHQVPGGLLQSLPIPEWKWDSVSMDLITGLPVARGRSNNAIWDIMDRLTKVAHLLAIRDTDKTETLAEIYINQIVKLHGVPANIVSDRDPRFTAAFWRALQRALGTELHISTAFHPETDGQTERTIQTIEDMLRLCILDWSGTWENYLPLIEFSYNNSFHASIAMSRYEALYGRPCRTPLCWTEVGERRLIRPGFIEETLEKLQVIRANMKKAHDRQKKNSDQRRREVVFAVGDMVYLKVSAQKGKDHFGKVGKLAVRFIGPYWIIGRVGEVAYRLELPEDMNLHPVFHVSMLRRQIRDPDSIEPERIPELRTNLTYPEGPIRIGGRRLKMLKNREIPKIQVFWGRQNRLVITWEDENRFRQNFPEFFEDEAATSSAP, via the exons ATGAAGACTTCAACGACCTACTGCACTTTGCTACGCAAGCCGAGCAGCACATCAAGCGCAAGACGGCCAGCACCAGCCGCAGCAAGCCTGCATGGACTCAACCGGGCTCAAAGCAAGGCGACAAGGGCAAGGCGATTGAGATTGAGAGCTGATTCAAGACAAACCAGGCTGACTCGTCCAATGCATACAAACCGGAGCAGG GGCAAGGGCCACTACGCCCGGGATTGTCCAAACAAACGAGTGATGGTCCTAAAGGGGGATGGCGAGTATGAATCCCAAGATGAGGCAGAGGCCGCGGCAGTGCTCTCTGATGAGGaagtaaccgactacccggagacAGGCGAGCTGCTAGTGACCCGGAGAGCTCTTAGCACCCTCTTTGATCCAGAGACCATCCAACGGGAGAACATCTTTCACACAAGATGTAGTGTTGATCACAAG ATACAACTCGATGATTGTGGTACGGGTTGTGAAGCCTTAGGCCATGACATCGAGGTCATAGCAAACTGGAACGGATTGGTCGAGAGTCTTGACTTGTTCTTGATTCTTGGTCGAACCGGTACGGTGAGCTATACTTGTGGCGCTCCTGGGACGTACCGG ATATCTAATCAAGGATCAGGAGCAG CAAACCAGACTGGCGACAGTGGACCAAGGCCTATGGAAGGCGTTGAACGTGCTCACAGTGAGGAGAACGTATATCCTGTAGCGTGGCGATTATCAGTATCACCACCCAATTCTCAGCATGTGGAATCAGAACCATTCGTTGGACCACAGAGACCCCATTCATCTCATGCAAACTCGGAAGGATCTACATCAATTAGAATCAACTCAAGACCAGCAGAGCCGGCTACACCTACGCAAGCACCTGCACCAGCTCCAGCAGAAGGAAGTAGACCAGCAGATCCAACCTTATCTATGGTACATAACCTTTTGTCTAAAGTCTTAACCAACAAAGTTACCCCAAGTCCAGAAGCAAATCAACCTGAAACTCGACAACCAGACTTCCTGAAGTATGTTCTTACGATGAAGAACATGGGTACCTATAAGTTCGAAAGAGAAGCCGACACCTTCAAAGCAGATACATGGCTACGGcgtgtagagaagaacttctcaaCCACCAGGTGTCCATACAAGTACAAGAAAGACGTAGCTGTGCATTACTTGGAGAAAGACGCAATGTCTTGGTGGGAGAGTATCACACGAAGACAAGGAGTAGAAGACATGGATTGGGATGCATTCAAGCAAGAATTTCAGAAGAAGTATTTTCCTCCAGAAGCAAGAGACAGAATGGAGCAAGCATTTCTTCGATTGGAGGAAGGTGAAAGGAGTGTTAGGGAGTACGAATCAGAATTTCTCAAGCTCAGTCGATACATCTACTACGAGGACGGAGATGAAGCGGTGTTAGTTCGTAAGTTCTTACGAGGTCTTAAGCCAGAGATCGGGAGTTGTCTACAAGCCGTCAATTTTGTGAGTTTGTTCGAGTTAATAGAGAAAGCAGTCAACGTGGAGGAGATGGTAGCAGCTGAACGTGAACCAACCGTTGgatcaaaccccaaacctcagagcagtcattccaaggatgataagttGCGAACCAACCAGAAGAAAGGAAGAAAGGGTCAGTTCAAACTACATGGAAAGAACCCGAAGGCACAGGTGACATGCTACAATTGTGGTCAGTTGGGACATTACTCTCATGAATGCACCAACTCAACGGCTGAGAAGACGGATTGGAAGGCATCGGTTACTTGCTACAGCTGTGGAGAGAAAGGTCATTTCGCCAACGAGTGTACTGTGAACCGTCCAGGACAGGGAAGAGGATCGTCTGCGCGTACCCAACCAAACCGACCGACTAGAGAACACCCAGCCGGGCATCCTGCCTCCGAAGGGAGAGTCTATGCCTTGGAGATGGAGGAAACTCCATCTAGTGCTTCGGGACCGTCGAGAGGTCCTGTGACAG GATCATTGTTGGTTGGTGGAACCCCTGctgttgttttgtttgattcgGGAGCCATCCATAATTTTGTGAACCCAGTAGTAGCCTCTAGATTTGTAGGAACCCTTGTGACCCGTGATATTGATATCTCG GTGTTGTTGGATGTGCCTATTGTGCTTTTACACGAAATCCTTTTAGCCAACCTAGTGGTCATGCCCTTAGAAGGTTTCGAGGTTATTTTAGGAATGGATTGGCTGTCAAGGCATCGGGCGTGGCTGGACTGTGCAAGAGGAAGAGTTTTCTTTGAAGACGACCATCGAGGAGTATTGGCGTATTATGGGATCAAGCCTAGCGTCTCAGCAACGTTCGTCACATTAATGAGAGCAGAGAGAGCCTTAGTGGACGGCGAGGTCTACTTGGTATCGCTTACGTACATCGGAGAGGAGACAGGAAATGAATTGAGAATGGAAGACATTCCAGTGGTCCAAGAGTTTGAAGACGTGTTTCGGGCGTTAACGGAGTTACCACCACCTCGGAGTAACCCGTTCACCATCAACATAGAACTGAGCGCTGCACCTATCGCCAAGGCACCTTACCGCATGGCACCAGCAGAGTTAACAGAGCTCAAGAAGCAGTTGGAGGATTTACTAGACAAAGGTTTCATCAGACCGAGTTCTTCACCTTGGGGAGCTCCGGTtttgtttgtgaagaagaaggatggcaGCATGAGATTGTGCATCGACTACAGAGGAATCAACAATATCACGATCAAGGATAAGTACCCTTTACCTAGGATCGATGAATTGTTGGATCAACTAAGAGGAGCGAGTTTGTTCTCGAAGATAGATTTGGCTTCGGGATATCACCAAATTCTGATTGCAGAGAACGACGTAATGAAGACAGCATTCAACACTTGGTACGGCCAGTTTGAGTTCGTTGTAATGGCATTCGGGTTAGCCAACGCACAAGCAGTATTCATGAGGTTGATGAATGAAGTATTTCACGACTACCTCGACAAGTTCGTGATTGTGTTCATCGACGACATACTCATCTACTCACGGAgcgaggaggagcacaaggagcATCTGAGGATGGTATTTGAGAGACTAAGAGACTGGAAGTTGTTTGCTAAGCTCAGCAAGTGTCGATTCTGGAAGCGTGAGATTGGTTTCTTAGGTCATAGAGTTTCCAAGGAAGGAGtttcggtggatccagagaagattgAAGTCATCCAGAAGTGGCCTTGTCTAACCTCAGTAACGGAGATCAGAAGTTTCCTCGGATTGGCAGGCTATTACCAAAAGTTCGTGCAAGCTTTCTCATCAATCGCGAAACCTTTGACACGATTGACGGGAAAGGAAGTCCCATTTCTTTGGGATGATCATACGGAGAGAGCTTTCAACAAACTCAAGGAGGCATTGACTACGGCACCAGTTCTTGCCTTACCTCAGCCGGGTAAGCCATATGTTGTGTATACTGACGCATCGCGGGTAGGATTAGGGTGTGTGTTAATGCAAGAAAACAGAGTCATTGCATACGCCTCAAGACAGTTGAAGAAGCACAAGGAGAACTACCCCACACACGATCTGGAGATGGCGGCCGTTGtttttgcattaaagatatggcGCTCGTATCCTTATGGAGAAAGCGTTCAGGTATTTACGGATCACAAAAGCCTTAAATACTTGTTCACTCAGGCGGATCTGAATTTGCGACAAAGACGGTGGATGGAATTCATTGCGGACTACGACGTTCAGATTCAGTATCACCCAGGAAAAGCAAACGTGGTTGCAGATGCATTGAGTCGACGAAGAGCTGTAGTAGACTCAGAGCGAGATTTGGAGAAGTTATCAGACGAATTCAAGAAGGTAATTTTAGCTGCACTGGAAGGAGAATCTAGTGAACCATTGGGAATGCAAGCCGTGAACCAAGCCAGTTTGATACAATGTATTCGAGGAGCGCAGCAACAAGACGAGAACCTGAAGATCATCATGGAGCAGCTACGAGAGCAAGGAGGGCCAAATGCTAGTGGATATCATATGGCAGAAGACGGAACATTGCTACTCGACGGAAGAATCACTGTGCCAAAGGAGGGTGGATTCAAGGAGGATATTCTCAAGTTAGCGCATCAGTCACTTTTGAGTATACATCCTGGAAGCACCAAGATGTATAGAGATATAAGGAGATATTACCATTGGCCAGGAATGAAGAAGTCAGTAGCAAGATGGGTAGCGCAGTGTCAAGTTTGGCAGCAAATCAAAGCCGAACACCAAGTACCAGGAGGGTTACTTCAAAGCTTACCTATTCCCGAGTGGAAGTGGGATTCAGTGTCCATGGATCTAATCACAGGATTACCAGTGGCCAGAGGAAGATCAAATAATGCAATTTGGGATATCATGGATCGGCTGACAAAGGTAGCACATTTGTTAGCAATCAGAGACACAGACAAGACGGAGACATTGGCGGAAATTTACATCAATCAGATTGTGAAGCTACACGGAGTACCAGCAAACATTGTCTCAGATCGAGATCCAAGATTTACAGCAGCATTCTGGAGAGCATTGCAAAGAGCATTGGGTACGGAGTTGCACATCAGTACTGCATTTCACCCAGAAACGGACGGGCAGACGGAGAGGACCATCCAGACAATAGAGGATATGCTACGTTTGTGTATTCTCGATTGGTCAGGTACGTGGGAGAACTATCTACCTTTGATAGAATTTTcctacaacaatagtttccacGCCAGCATTGCAATGTCACGATACGAGGCATTGTATGGAAGACCCTGTCGAACACCTCTATGTTGGACGGAAGTTGGAGAACGAAGATTAATCAGACCAGGATTCATTGAAGAAACATTGGAGAAGCTGCAAGTCATCCGAGCAAACATGAAGAAGGCACATGATCGACAGAAGAAGAACTCGGATCAAAGAAGGAGAGAAGTAGTATTTGCAGTTGGAGATATGGTCTATCTCAAGGTATCAGCTCAGAAAGGAAAGGATCATTTCGGCAAAGTTGGGAAGTTAGCAGTTCGTTTCATTGGTCCATACTGGATCATTGGAAGAGTAGGAGAAGTAGCTTACAGGCTAGAGCTGCCAGAAGACATGAATTTACACCCTGTATTTCATGTATCTATGCTGAGAAGGCAGATTCGAGATCCTGATTCTATCGAGCCTGAGAGAATCCCAGAGCTGAGGACAAATCTCACATATCCAGAAGGGCCGATACGCATCGGGGGACGACGTTTGAAGATGCTGAAGAATAGGGAGATTCCTAAAATCCAAGTCTTTTGGGGAAGACAAAACCGCTTGGTGATAACATGGGAAGATGAAAACAGATTTCGTCAGAACTTTCCAGAGTTCTTCGAAGATGAAGCAGCAACGTCATCAGCACCttag